A genomic region of Raphanus sativus cultivar WK10039 chromosome 6, ASM80110v3, whole genome shotgun sequence contains the following coding sequences:
- the LOC108808949 gene encoding cytochrome P450 94C1 produces the protein MLLIISFIIAFFIFSFFHTLFHQKLRYCNCEICHAYLTSSWRNDFVNLGDWYAHLLRRSPTSTIKIHVLNSVVTANPSNVEHVLKTRFHNYPKGKQFSVILGDLLGRGIFNSDGDTWRFQRKLASLELGSVSVRVFAHEIVRAEIETRLIPVLSSFSTGTGSGSVLDLQDVFRRFSFDTISKLSFGFDPNCLRFPFPTSEFAVAFDTASMLSAKRALAPSPLLWKLKRMFKVGSEKELRESIDVINRLAGDLIKQRRLTGLTNKNNDLISRFMAVVAEDDDKYLRDIVVSFLLAGRDTVAAGLTGFFWLLTREPKVENRIREELDRVMGPGFESVTATCGEMREMHYLHAALYESMRLYPPVQFDSKFALNDDVLADGTHVTGGTRVTYHPYAMGRMSRIWGPDYEEFKPERWLDKEGKFRPENPVKYPIFQAGARACVGKEMAIMEMKSIAVAMIRKFETRVKGPGSTQTLRFSPGLTATVNGGLPVTIQERKAQGVFD, from the coding sequence ATGTTACTAATTATATCCTTCATCATCGCCTTCTTCATATTCTCATTCTTCCACACACTATTCCATCAAAAGCTACGTTACTGCAACTGCGAGATCTGCCACGCTTACCTCACTTCCAGCTGGCGGAACGACTTCGTCAATCTCGGCGACTGGTACGCCCATCTCCTCCGGCGATCCCCGACGTCGACGATCAAAATCCACGTCCTCAACAGCGTCGTCACCGCGAATCCTTCGAACGTCGAGCACGTGCTCAAAACGCGTTTCCACAACTACCCGAAAGGCAAACAGTTCTCCGTCATCCTCGGGGATCTCCTAGGCCGCGGGATCTTCAACTCCGACGGTGACACGTGGCGTTTCCAGAGGAAGCTCGCGAGTCTTGAGCTCGGGAGCGTCTCCGTCAGAGTTTTCGCCCACGAGATCGTCAGGGCCGAGATCGAGACGCGTCTGATCCCGGTTCTGAGCTCGTTCTCGACCGGAACCGGTTCCGGTTCGGTTTTGGATCTGCAAGATGTTTTCAGGAGATTCTCGTTCGACACGATCAGCAAGCTGAGCTTCGGGTTCGACCCGAATTGCCTCCGGTTTCCTTTTCCGACGTCGGAGTTCGCCGTCGCGTTCGACACGGCTTCGATGCTGTCCGCGAAACGCGCGCTGGCTCCGTCTCCTCTCTTGTGGAAACTCAAAAGAATGTTTAAAGTCGGGTCGGAGAAAGAGCTTAGAGAATCTATCGATGTTATAAACCGGTTAGCCGGAGATTTGATCAAGCAACGGAGGTTAACCGgtttaactaataaaaacaaCGATTTGATCTCGAGGTTTATGGCTGTTGTCGCGGAGGATGACGACAAGTATCTCCGAGACATTGTCGTGAGCTTTCTATTGGCCGGTCGGGACACCGTTGCAGCCGGTTTAACCGGATTCTTTTGGTTATTGACACGTGAACCTAAAGTTGAGAACCGGATACGTGAAGAATTGGACCGGGTCATGGGCCCCGGTTTTGAGTCGGTTACTGCCACTTGCGGCGAAATGAGAGAGATGCATTATTTGCATGCGGCGTTGTATGAAAGCATGAGACTGTATCCGCCGGTTCAATTTGATTCCAAATTCGCTCTAAACGACGACGTCCTGGCTGATGGTACGCATGTTACTGGTGGGACTAGAGTCACGTATCATCCTTACGCAATGGGTCGGATGAGCCGCATTTGGGGTCCTGACTACGAAGAGTTTAAACCAGAGAGGTGGTTGGATAAGGAAGGTAAATTCCGGCCTGAAAATCCGGTTAAGTATCCGATTTTCCAAGCCGGAGCCAGGGCTTGTGTGGGGAAAGAAATGGCCATTATGGAGATGAAATCAATAGCCGTGGCGATGATTAGGAAGTTCGAAACACGGGTCAAGGGTCCCGGATCGACCCAGACGCTCCGGTTTTCTCCGGGTCTCACAGCAACGGTTAACGGTGGATTGCCGGTTACAATCCAAGAAAGAAAAGCTCAAGGAGTTTTTGATTGA
- the LOC108808948 gene encoding uncharacterized protein LOC108808948 — translation MGKPTAQNNSFINHFSHPHPLQLIPPTSSPPCSACKLTGGNGRVYSCRPCNFSLHESCSKMKQVIAHPSHPSHKLTLLAAPVYDGGYFNCDGCGVNGTGFSYQCSLCDFDVHALCAYKPLSIVHKSHPQHSLKLAFHSPYGADKGFSCDICLKIGKNQWLYRCIPCEFDAHIGCINAHHPHLLPHSSSAPTPLAHHAGHPHHPMPNQGNNRLRPGHMNRPGNNPTRPNRPVCHPGRPMGQNAAVYGPRRQNNNLGYNGRIGPITASDVIGQAVGQSFDQGSMEGSVFDGSAVDEEFDGEVDVEIDYEANGYDGNEDGEAYNEEQDVDGNDLEIVAYGDTNDVAYSESEFGGSSDARSQSNDLSEPADLYPLSVRTNRGPGGGRKQNSSPNSSASARSKNMGRNGRGGRLQGPKNPIENPRGPQIRRLPNNAIRAGGPNRPRDLAAFNGPQGFNGPSGGPSNVTDNGGYNEVDGNEMYDGEYGDTYGDEGDCDFEAGGDFVDDGYDDQAYDETYGENDFECYSDITGGSESMYNEDEYYDETMDNSQYSGLNDEPNNQFSSMVGPGGRPGMNNQNQYGQRRMGRYGRGGTQPRNMGRPVQRRPNGGSNRPNAPNRNTAMNAVVQGLCQGLANNMLDVSDVNSGVDDSGGLSGMGDMLGGELDFGF, via the coding sequence atGGGAAAGCCAACAGCACAAAACAATAGCTTTATAAATCACTTCAGCCACCCACATCCCCTTCAGTTAATCCCGCCGACATCATCACCACCGTGCTCCGCTTGCAAACTTACCGGAGGAAACGGCCGGGTTTACTCATGTAGGCCATGCAACTTCTCTCTCCATGAGTCATGCAGCAAGATGAAGCAGGTAATCGCCCATCCCTCTCACCCTTCTCACAAGCTCACCCTTCTGGCGGCTCCAGTCTATGATGGTGGATACTTCAACTGCGATGGTTGTGGCGTCAACGGAACTGGTTTTAGCTACCAATGCTCTCTTTGCGACTTTGACGTCCACGCGCTATGCGCTTACAAGCCGCTCTCGATCGTCCACAAGTCTCATCCGCAACATAGCCTTAAACTCGCGTTTCATTCTCCCTACGGAGCTGACAAGGGATTCTCCTGCGACATATGCCTTAAGATTGGGAAGAACCAATGGCTCTATCGATGCATCCCTTGCGAATTCGATGCTCATATCGGTTGCATCAATGCTCACCATCCACACCTCCTTCCGCATAGTAGTTCTGCACCTACTCCTCTTGCTCATCATGCTGGTCACCCTCATCATCCTATGCCTAATCAAGGCAACAATAGGCTCAGACCCGGGCACATGAATAGGCCTGGGAATAATCCTACCAGGCCTAATAGGCCCGTTTGTCATCCCGGTAGACCGATGGGTCAAAACGCTGCTGTTTATGGACCAAGAAGACAGAACAACAACTTGGGTTATAATGGTCGGATTGGGCCTATTACAGCAAGTGATGTTATTGGTCAAGCAGTAGGACAGAGTTTTGACCAAGGGTCAATGGAAGGGAGTGTGTTCGATGGTAGTGCGGTGGACGAAGAGTTTGATGGTGAAGTCGACGTTGAGATTGATTATGAAGCTAATGGGTACGATGGTAATGAAGATGGAGAGGCTTATAACGAGGAACAAGACGTTGATGGTAACGACCTTGAAATTGTGGCTTATGGTGATACCAATGACGTTGCGTATAGCGAGAGTGAATTTGGTGGCAGCAGTGATGCTCGTAGCCAGTCTAATGATTTGTCTGAACCGGCTGATCTTTATCCACTTTCGGTTCGTACGAACCGAGGGCCAGGTGGTGGTAGGAAGCAAAACTCGAGTCCTAATAGTTCCGCCTCAGCTCGGTCGAAGAACATGGGCCGTAATGGGCGTGGAGGTAGGCTTCAAGGGCCTAAGAATCCAATCGAGAATCCTAGAGGGCCTCAGATTAGAAGGTTGCCCAATAATGCAATAAGAGCCGGGGGACCTAATAGGCCTCGTGATCTAGCTGCATTCAATGGACCTCAAGGATTTAATGGGCCTAGTGGTGGACCCTCCAATGTAACTGACAATGGTGGCTACAACGAAGTCGATGGAAATGAGATGTATGATGGTGAATATGGTGACACTTATGGTGACGAAGGCGATTGTGACTTCGAAGCTGGAGGTGACTTTGTGGACGATGGATATGATGATCAAGCATATGATGAAACTTATGgtgaaaatgattttgaatgcTACAGCGATATCACCGGAGGAAGTGAGTCTATGTATAATGAGGATGAGTATTATGATGAGACTATGGATAATTCACAATATAGTGGTTTAAATGATGAACCTAATAACCAGTTTTCATCCATGGTTGGACCGGGTGGTAGACCGGGAATGAATAACCAGAACCAATATGGTCAGAGAAGAATGGGCAGGTATGGTCGTGGTGGTACTCAGCCAAGAAATATGGGTAGACCAGTCCAACGTAGGCCGAATGGAGGATCCAACAGACCTAATGCGCCAAACAGAAACACAGCGATGAATGCAGTGGTGCAGGGTTTGTGTCAAGGCTTGGCAAATAACATGCTCGATGTTAGTGACGTTAACAGTGGAGTAGATGACAGCGGTGGATTATCCGGCATGGGAGACATGCTAGGTGGTGAATTAGACTTTGGATTCTGA